The genome window TCGAACTCGATCAGTTGATCTCGACACTGTTTCGAGTCGCGCGCGAACGAGGTCATTCGCTCGGCGAGATTCAAGCGCGAGTGAAGCGCTGGCTCGAGACTCAACCGCCCGATCATTTTCTGGTCATCGAGCCCGATGAAGAACTGCGCAGCATCCTCATCGCCGAGATAAAAGAAGCGACCGGCTTTCGAGTCACCGGAACCGGCCTCGATGAATGCTCACGCACTGACCTGCTCGCGGGGGCCGCTCCGGTTGCGATGTACGGTCTGGCAGAGAAGGTGAGAGCCGCGCTTCCGCCCAATGCTTCGTGTCTGCTATTGCGATTGCGTTCGGTACCCGGATCGATCGCAGGTCAGGAGCGGCCGTCGCTCGAATCATTGGTCACAGTGGTCTCGCGCTGGCCCGATTTCCTGAAGTGGGCTCACACGATCCTTGTTGCCGCCGCAATAGACCCCGATGCTATGAGCTTTCGCGACGCGCGAGAACGGGGCTGGCAAAAGGGGTTGGCCGGAAGCGCGATGGTGATAACCGACGCGCTCACCGCAACTCAGCTTCCTTCAGGTTGTCGCCCTCGCGTGTTTCGAATCATCGCCGACTCGTCGCTTGAAGAGCTGTGCAGCTTCAAAGAGTTCCTCGCAAAGCCGCTCGACCCTTAGAGCGCAGGCATCCCTGCCTGCCGGCCGGCGCGAGATGATTAAGCCGCTAGCGAAAAGGCAGGCAAGGATGCCTGCGCTCCCAGGGTCCTGACGCTGTGACGCTCTAGGAAGTGTCACACCCCTACAATCGCCTACCTTGCATTGAGCCTACAATCGCCCCAGATCAGGAGACCAAGAGGAACGAAGATGTCACGTTCCGAGTGAGGGAGGACAGGCTTATGTGCGAATCGGAACAGACCACAACCGTTGCGATCAAGCCGTGCCGTAGTTGCGGCGCCGGGCTGATTGAAGACAGCAGGTTCTGTCGTTCATGCGGAGCGGGCCAGACCGAAACGCTGCCGCCGTCTTTCCCGGTCGCTCCGGTCGATAACGCCAACCCCGAACCTATCCAGAACTACGCGACGACGCGGCTTTCGCAGAAGCTCTATCATCCCGTGTCGGGCCCGTTGGTCAATGCCGTCGCCACGGGCGTGCCGGCTAGTGTCGGGCGCTCGCCGGCAGGCAGCTTCTCCAAAAGAATGCTGTTGGCGCTGATGGCTATTCCAATCTGGGTGATGATCATTCTGCTATCGCCGCTGGATGCGTACGCCTCGGCAAGAATAATAGGGAGCCGAATATGATAACCGTCAAACCACGATGCATAGTCTTGTCAGCATGTCTGCTGGCGATCGCCGTTTCAACCATCCCCGCGAAGGCACTGGACATCAGCGTTCAAAATGACGTTTGCCTGAGACTCACCACAGCGCCGCGATCCGACGCCGGTGCTGTTAAGGATCCTGCGGCCATTTTGACTGCAGCTCACATCATCTATGTCTGCTCGCGGACCGCGCTCGTGAAATCAGCGGTCATTGAGAACGAACTGCTCAAGCGCGTGGAGTTCCAACAGGCGGGACTGCTCATTACTAAGGACCCAAACGCGGCTGACCTGATTATTGAGGTTCGTCGATCGAACTTTACGACCGCGTATCCCTACGTCGTCGTCGATCCGAGGACACGGCTCGTCGTCGCCAGCGGAAATGTGAACTCGCTCTTCGGTAGTGCTGCTGGAAAGATAGCAAAAGGTTTCATGAAGCAAGTACAAAAGGCGAGAACACCCGCCGGCGCCAAACCGAAGAAGTGATCCCTGTTTTGTGCTTTCCTCGGGCGCCATTAGTCCGGCGCAACCGAACTAGAACACCGCCCAGAAGCCCGTTGCGAGGACAACGATGACGTTATCACGACGAGAGTTTCTCGATTTCCTGAAAGCCACTTGCGCGGTTGCTGCTCTGCCTAACGCGTTTGTCTGTTCGGTATCCGCCCAGCAGGCCCCTCTGGCAGCCGTGCCGCTAACAGCAAACAACTCAGAACCATTAGTCAACGACATTCACTCTCAGCTCAACGCGACTCGAGTCAACAGAATCATCAAACCGCGATCCTCGAACGATCTGCGCGCTACACTCCTAACCGCCAAATCCGAAGGCAAGGCCATAAGCATCGCCGCCGGCCGTCACGCGATGGGGGCTCAGCAGTTCGGCGCCGGGACGATTCTCGTCGATATGACTGGAATGAATCGTGTGCTGAATCTGGATAGCGAGAAAGGAATAGTCGAAGTCGAGGCCGGAACTGAATGGCCGGAGTTGATCGATTACCTGATTAAGGCTCAAAGCGGGCAAGACCAACAGTGGGGCATCGTCCAGAAACAGACCGGCGCGGACAGGCTTTCAATCGGAGGAGCGCTCGCCTCGAACGTTCACGGCCGTGGTTTGAAGCTAAAGCCGATCATCGATCAGGTCGAGTCTTTCACTTTGATGGATCACGCCGGGGCGTTGGTGCGATGCAGCCGCGACGAACACTCGGAGCTGTTTCGCCTGGTGATCGGCGGGTACGGTTTGTTTGGCATCGTGACTTCGGTGCGGCTGCGATTGTGGAAACGAAAGAAAGTCCAGCGCATCGTCGAGATTCGAGACTCGAAGGATATCGTGGCGTCGTTCGATGAGCGAATCGCTAACGGATATCTTTATGGAGACTTCCAGATTGCAACCGACAGCAGCCGTGAAAGCTTTTTGCGTCGCGGAGTCTTCTCGTGTTACCGGCAAGTCGATCCCGCGACGCCGCTCACCGAAAAGCCTACCCGGTTTCATCCGGAGGACTGGGCCCGTCTCACTTACTATTCCCACAAGTACAAGCGGCGCGCGTTCGAGGTGTACACCAGGCGCTATCTCGCGACGTCCGGGCAAGTCTACTGGGCCGACTCGCAACTATCTGGGGCCTACGTCGACAACTATCACGAAGACCTCGACCGGAGGCTTGGCGCGAAGGTGAAAGCTACAGAGATGATCACCGAGATCTACGTCCCCCGGAGTTCGCTCGTGAACTTCCTGGAGGATGCGAGAGTCGAATTGCGCAAGCTGGATGCGAACATGATCTACGGAACCATTCGATTGATCGAGAAAGATGAAGAAAGCTTTCTTCGCTGGGCGCGCGAGTCATTCGCCTGCGTGATCTTCAACCTGCACGTCACCCACGACACCGCGGGACTGGAGAACGCCGCGCGGGCGTTTCGGAGCCTGATCGATCTGGGGATCCGCTATGCCGGCAGCTACTATCTCACTTATCACCGCTACGCGACTAAGCAGCAGGTGGAAGCTTGTTATCCGCAGTTCAGAGAGTTTCTGGAGATGAAACTGAAGCATGACCCGAATGAGATGTTTCAGAGCGACTGGTACCGGCACTACAAGAAGATGTTCGGGATCGATCGCGTCGAGTGAGGGCGACGCGAGGCATCCGCCATTCCTGCCTCGATACAGTCGTGCGGGTAGACTCTTCGCAGAGTGCGGGTCAACTTTTTGCGCTGAATCCCGAAGGGATGGCGGAATAAAGCCACGGGTGAGTCCGCGAACCCGTGGTCACGCGCGAGGATGACACCTTAACCCTCGGAGAGGGTGACGGCGAGTTGCAAGCAAGAGTCTTCGTGCGCCGACACATCCTCGCCATTGTCCTCTACCTGGTTTTGCTAACAAAGGCCGCCACCCGCTTCGCGGGTTAGTGCTGCTATACGCCTCTATCCACGGGTTCGCGGACTCACCCGTGGCTTTATACCTCCACCCTTCCAGGGTTGGACTATCAACCACTGGAAACTCTAGTGAGCGTGGGTATGCACGCCGGTGGAATTCCGGCGCAAACCTCCGACCCACACGCCTGATACGGAACCCTCTTTACAATCCCGGTCGAACGCGTTAAGTTGCCCGCCGCAGCGAATCAGTTCAGGGAGAATTATGGGAATACCAACGCAGGTAGACGTGAGGGTGATCGCCAAGGACGGCAAGTACCTTGGTGACGACATAGGCGGATCGCTGGTCACTATTCACGATGTTCAGACCGGCGAGTTGCTGGCTCGTGGTACTACTGCCGGCGGTTCGGGAGAACCGGATCTAATGGATATTTGTCTGAAGCGCTCGGAAGTGCTGCCGGTTGATGGGGCTTCAGTTTTCACCGCCACACTGGACCTGGATCAGGCCACACTAGTCAGAGTGACGGCATATGGGCCTCTCGCGGCACAGCTATCAGCCAATACCGTATCGCTTACTCAATGGGTTTATCCGGGGAAGAGCATAACTGGCGGAGCACAAGGAGGAGGCTTCCTGCTGGAAATACCCGGCCTGGTCGTTCAAATCCTGAATCCGCCGACTCACTTTCTGCCGCAGACGGCACCCAAAAATATCGAGATCAGAGCCAATGTGACGATGATGTGCGGTTGCCCAATTGGAGAAGGCCATCCGCCCTGGCATCCCGCTCAGTTCGAAGTAATGGCTTTGATCAAGCAAGGCGAGTATGGCGCTATCGAGCTTCCGCTTCAGTACGATGCGGATGCGCCCTACGGAGCGCCCAGCCAGTTTGCGGGAGAGTGGCGCATACCACCCAACAGCTCCGGTCAGCCTGAGATCTACGAGATTGTAGTATCGGCATTCCAGCAGAGGACAGGCAACACAGGAGTCGATCGAGCGACCGTCATCATTCCGGCGCCGGCTTCGACTTCGACGCCGGGCAAATCAGAAGGGGATCAGAATAAGCCGGCGTAGAGACCGTCGGCCACCGGTACGGCTCTCACAGACTAAAGTCTGCGGCACGTCGGGGGATGTGCGGCCCTGGTTGCATAAAAGCGATTGCAGCGGAGGCGTCTTTGTTACTCCCGATATCCACTTTACAATCCGAATAGAAACCGCTAGTTTCGCCCCATCAACCGGTTCTACTAACTTTGTCTTCAATCTCCAAAAAGGAGGAGCGATGTTGATGAATCTACTTAAGAAGGTAACGTTGGTGCTTATGTTTATCTCGCTGCTTGCGTTCTCGCCGTCTTCGCTGGCGCAGACTGACATGTTTGAAGGGAGACCCACTTTTTCCGAAGGCGCGGAACTCGGTTATTACATCTGGAAAGAGGGCGACAAGTGGAAGCTTCGTTGGACAACGATGGGGCCGCTACGGCGATTCACCGGTTCAGTTGTCGCCGAAGGCGGCGAGCTCCATGACCTCAAACGCATAGACCTCGAGGAGGAACGGCGTGTTCTCTATCC of Acidobacteriota bacterium contains these proteins:
- a CDS encoding GntR family transcriptional regulator, which encodes MRIWLSKNSEVPLREQLATQILLGIVSDDLKPGQKLPSTRELARRYDIHSNTVSAAFQDLERRGWVEFRKGSGVYVRERSVDASADPKLELDQLISTLFRVARERGHSLGEIQARVKRWLETQPPDHFLVIEPDEELRSILIAEIKEATGFRVTGTGLDECSRTDLLAGAAPVAMYGLAEKVRAALPPNASCLLLRLRSVPGSIAGQERPSLESLVTVVSRWPDFLKWAHTILVAAAIDPDAMSFRDARERGWQKGLAGSAMVITDALTATQLPSGCRPRVFRIIADSSLEELCSFKEFLAKPLDP
- a CDS encoding zinc ribbon domain-containing protein; this encodes MCESEQTTTVAIKPCRSCGAGLIEDSRFCRSCGAGQTETLPPSFPVAPVDNANPEPIQNYATTRLSQKLYHPVSGPLVNAVATGVPASVGRSPAGSFSKRMLLALMAIPIWVMIILLSPLDAYASARIIGSRI
- a CDS encoding FAD-binding oxidoreductase; translated protein: MTLSRREFLDFLKATCAVAALPNAFVCSVSAQQAPLAAVPLTANNSEPLVNDIHSQLNATRVNRIIKPRSSNDLRATLLTAKSEGKAISIAAGRHAMGAQQFGAGTILVDMTGMNRVLNLDSEKGIVEVEAGTEWPELIDYLIKAQSGQDQQWGIVQKQTGADRLSIGGALASNVHGRGLKLKPIIDQVESFTLMDHAGALVRCSRDEHSELFRLVIGGYGLFGIVTSVRLRLWKRKKVQRIVEIRDSKDIVASFDERIANGYLYGDFQIATDSSRESFLRRGVFSCYRQVDPATPLTEKPTRFHPEDWARLTYYSHKYKRRAFEVYTRRYLATSGQVYWADSQLSGAYVDNYHEDLDRRLGAKVKATEMITEIYVPRSSLVNFLEDARVELRKLDANMIYGTIRLIEKDEESFLRWARESFACVIFNLHVTHDTAGLENAARAFRSLIDLGIRYAGSYYLTYHRYATKQQVEACYPQFREFLEMKLKHDPNEMFQSDWYRHYKKMFGIDRVE